In one Musa acuminata AAA Group cultivar baxijiao chromosome BXJ2-5, Cavendish_Baxijiao_AAA, whole genome shotgun sequence genomic region, the following are encoded:
- the LOC135613119 gene encoding B3 domain-containing protein Os07g0679700-like isoform X1: protein MATRRCMNAACGVTEPGGEWRRGWGLRSGGFAMLCVKCGLAYEQLAFCDIFHQKESGWRECSSCGKRLHCGCIASKSSFDLLDIGGVQCIGCMKNPEAPFMPSEVVQNFLSQHHQAVFALSTRCSKENDTDTAVVSRACEMSTTTADSKIDVGAFVKGKGMSNVDVEQSESEIRSFGHIKWEQQSPDIGIASFSNRYQGPVVSSQISQLDEKDFVIDKSISESLAQACLSMSLGNTNQGSNMESCSSAERPLLALPMACSVAEGKDERKSLSFFQQLPRARFLAKPPKTSNRAFSDASRSALPYMRVARPPAEGRNQLLPRYWPRITDQELQQISGDSNSTIVPLFEKVLSASDAGRIGRLVLPKACAEAYFPHISQPEGVPLTIQDTKGKEWHFQFRFWPNNNSRMYVLEGVTPCIQSLQLQAGDTVTFSRIDPAGKLVMGYRKATNTVPLQQDSQISAIANGTFGNETLFSGVNENISTVSGYSGFLRSLKGAMDPYLSSQLEHMNASDEEISWHKGGMPNEGLQLQPLQKRSRNIGTKSRRFLMDTEDALELKLTWEEAQELLRPPPSAKPSIVTIEDHEVEEYEEPPVFGKKTIFTARSSGEQDQWVQCDDCLKWRRLPVDVLLLKWTCADNTWDPKRSSCSAPDELSHKEMQILLRQYEDLRKQRMSASFKQTSSDLAASGLDALAAAAVLGDAGNQATIPYATTTKHPRHRPGCTCIVCIQPPSGKGPKHDPACTCNVCMTVKRRFKTLMMRKKKRQSEREEAEAHKKLAWGSKEEIEGSSSSPKGAQHLDPHQENEFGPESSKSIIEQLETSKGHIDLNCHPGSNEDSQTAPPRLSMMSLLQDAYRPLETYLKQNGLTSLTSEQVNQGSPSSFTVPQAPGESEGKAPDEGHFASEEQEDGDDGDDGADMVTSDAS, encoded by the exons ATGGCGACGAGGAGGTGTATGAACGCTGCGTGCGGGGTGACGGAGCCAGGGGGAGAGTGGAGGAGGGGGTGGGGACTAAGATCGGGTGGTTTTGCTATGCTATGCGTCAAGTGCGG GTTGGCATATGAGCAATTAGCTTTCTGTGACATTTTTCACCAGAAAGAGTCTGGGTGGAGGGAGTGTTCTTCTTGTGGCAAG CGCTTACATTGTGGATGCATTGCTTCAAAATCTTCCTTTGATCTACTTGATATTGGAGGAGTTCAGTGCATTGGCTGCATGAAGAACCCTGAAGCACCTTTT atgcCAAGTGAAGTAGTTCAAAATTTTTTGTCTCAACACCATCAAGCGGTCTTTGCTCTCTCAACTAGATGTTCAAAAGAAAATGATACTGATACAGCAGTAGTTAGTCGTGCCTGCGAAATGTCCACCACTACTGCTGATAGTAAAATTGATGTTGGTGCTTTTGTTAAGGGAAAGGGTATGAGCAATGTGGATGTAGAGCAGAGTGAGAGTGAAATCAGATCGTTTGGGCATATCAAGTGGGAGCAACAGTCTCCTGACATAGGAATTGCAAGTTTCTCAAACAGATATCAAGGTCCAGTAGTGTCTTCCCAAATATCCCAACTAGATGAGAAGGATTTTGTGATAGATAAGTCTATAAGTGAGTCACTAGCCCAGGCTTGTCTTAGTATGAGCTTGGGAAATACAAACCAAGGCAGCAACATGGAATCATGTTCTAGTGCAGAAAGGCCACTTCTTGCGCTCCCTATGGCTTGTTCAGTAGCTGAAGGAAAGGATGAAAGAAAATCGTTGTCTTTCTTTCAACAGTTGCCAAGGGCTCGTTTTCTTGCAAAGCCTCCAAAGACAAGTAATCGAGCTTTTTCAGATGCATCTAGGAGTGCACTTCCATATATGCGAGTTGCAAGGCCACCTGCCGAGGGCCGTAATCAATTACTTCCACGTTATTGGCCAAGAATTACAGACCAAGAACTACAACAAATATCTGGAGA TTCAAATTCCACCATAGTGCCGCTATTTGAGAAGGTTCTGAGTGCTAGTGATGCAGGTCGTATTGGCCGTTTAGTTCTTCCAAAAGCTTGTGCAGAG GCATATTTTCCTCATATTTCTCAACCGGAAGGTGTTCCATTAACAATTCAAGATACGAAGGGCAAAGAATGGCATTTTCAGTTTAGATTTTGGCCAAATAACAACAGTAGAATGTATGTCTTAGAAGGTGTTACTCCTTGCATACAGTCTCTTCAGCTGCAAGCTGGTGATACAG TGACTTTTAGCCGAATAGATCCTGCAGGTAAACTTGTCATGGGTTACCGAAAGGCAACAAACACTGTGCCATTACAG CAGGATTCTCAGATTTCTGCAATTGCTAATGGTACATTTGGCAATGAAACATTGTTTTCTGGTGTTAATGAGAACATATCTACAGTAAGTGGATATTCTGGATTTCTTCGGTCATTAAAGGGTGCCATGGACCCATACTTGAGTTCTCAATTAGAACATATGAATGCATCTGATGAGGAAATCAGTTGGCATAAGGGTGGAATGCCAAATGAAGGACTGCAGCTTCAGCCTTTACAAAAAAGAAGCCGCAACATTGGTACCAAATCTAGGAGGTTCCTTATGGACACTGAAGACGCCTTGGAGCTCAAGCTTACTTGGGAGGAGGCTCAAGAATTGCTTCGTCCACCTCCAAGTGCCAAACCTAGCATTGTTACGATTGAGGATCATGAGGTTGAAGAATATGAA GAACCACCAGTCTTTGGCAAGAAAACCATTTTTACAGCTCGATCTTCTGG AGAGCAAGATCAATGGGTCCAATGTGATGATTGCTTAAAATGGCGTCGGCTACCTgtggatgttcttcttttgaaatGGACTTGTGCTGATAACACATGGGACCCTAAAAG GTCTTCATGCTCTGCACCTGACGAATTGAGCCATAAAGAGATGCAAATTCTTCTCAGGCAGTATGAAG ATCTCAGAAAACAGAGGATGAGTGCAAGTTTCAAGCAAACTTCTTCAGATCTGGCAGCATCTGGTCTTGATGCATTGGCTGCTGCGGCTGTTCTTGGGGACGCAGGAAACCAAGCCACAATTCCATATGCAACCACCACCAAACATCCACGGCACCGCCCTGGCTGCACCTGCATTGTCTGCATCCAGCCTCCCAGTGGTAAAGGGCCAAAACATGATCCTGCATGCACATGTAATGTTTGCATGACTGTGAAACGCCGCTTCAAGACTCTCATGATGCGGAAGAAGAAACGTCAATCCGAGCGCGAAGAAGCTGAGGCCCATAAGAAGCTTGCATGGGGCAGCAAGGAAGAGATTGAAGGATCTAGCAGCTCTCCAAAGGGTGCCCAGCATCTGGATCCCCATCAGGAGAATGAATTTGGCCCGGAAAGCAGCAAATCAATAATTGAACAGCTCGAAACAAGCAAGGGGCACATCGACTTGAACTGCCATCCAGGGTCTAATGAGGATTCACAGACAGCGCCTCCGCGACTTAGCATGATGAGCCTTCTCCAGGATGCATACCGACCCTTGGAAACATATCTAAAGCAAAATGGACTTACGAGCTTGACTAGCGAACAAGTAAACCAGGGGAGTCCGAGCTCGTTTACTGTTCCACAGGCTCCTGGAGAAAGCGAAGGAAAAGCACCAGACGAAGGTCATTTTGCctctgaagagcaagaagacggcgatgatggtgatgatggtgCAGACATGGTCACCAGCGATGCTTCTTGA
- the LOC135613119 gene encoding B3 domain-containing protein Os07g0679700-like isoform X4, with protein sequence MATRRCMNAACGVTEPGGEWRRGWGLRSGGFAMLCVKCGLAYEQLAFCDIFHQKESGWRECSSCGKRLHCGCIASKSSFDLLDIGGVQCIGCMKNPEAPFGKGMSNVDVEQSESEIRSFGHIKWEQQSPDIGIASFSNRYQGPVVSSQISQLDEKDFVIDKSISESLAQACLSMSLGNTNQGSNMESCSSAERPLLALPMACSVAEGKDERKSLSFFQQLPRARFLAKPPKTSNRAFSDASRSALPYMRVARPPAEGRNQLLPRYWPRITDQELQQISGDSNSTIVPLFEKVLSASDAGRIGRLVLPKACAEAYFPHISQPEGVPLTIQDTKGKEWHFQFRFWPNNNSRMYVLEGVTPCIQSLQLQAGDTVTFSRIDPAGKLVMGYRKATNTVPLQQDSQISAIANGTFGNETLFSGVNENISTVSGYSGFLRSLKGAMDPYLSSQLEHMNASDEEISWHKGGMPNEGLQLQPLQKRSRNIGTKSRRFLMDTEDALELKLTWEEAQELLRPPPSAKPSIVTIEDHEVEEYEEPPVFGKKTIFTARSSGEQDQWVQCDDCLKWRRLPVDVLLLKWTCADNTWDPKRSSCSAPDELSHKEMQILLRQYEDLRKQRMSASFKQTSSDLAASGLDALAAAAVLGDAGNQATIPYATTTKHPRHRPGCTCIVCIQPPSGKGPKHDPACTCNVCMTVKRRFKTLMMRKKKRQSEREEAEAHKKLAWGSKEEIEGSSSSPKGAQHLDPHQENEFGPESSKSIIEQLETSKGHIDLNCHPGSNEDSQTAPPRLSMMSLLQDAYRPLETYLKQNGLTSLTSEQVNQGSPSSFTVPQAPGESEGKAPDEGHFASEEQEDGDDGDDGADMVTSDAS encoded by the exons ATGGCGACGAGGAGGTGTATGAACGCTGCGTGCGGGGTGACGGAGCCAGGGGGAGAGTGGAGGAGGGGGTGGGGACTAAGATCGGGTGGTTTTGCTATGCTATGCGTCAAGTGCGG GTTGGCATATGAGCAATTAGCTTTCTGTGACATTTTTCACCAGAAAGAGTCTGGGTGGAGGGAGTGTTCTTCTTGTGGCAAG CGCTTACATTGTGGATGCATTGCTTCAAAATCTTCCTTTGATCTACTTGATATTGGAGGAGTTCAGTGCATTGGCTGCATGAAGAACCCTGAAGCACCTTTT GGAAAGGGTATGAGCAATGTGGATGTAGAGCAGAGTGAGAGTGAAATCAGATCGTTTGGGCATATCAAGTGGGAGCAACAGTCTCCTGACATAGGAATTGCAAGTTTCTCAAACAGATATCAAGGTCCAGTAGTGTCTTCCCAAATATCCCAACTAGATGAGAAGGATTTTGTGATAGATAAGTCTATAAGTGAGTCACTAGCCCAGGCTTGTCTTAGTATGAGCTTGGGAAATACAAACCAAGGCAGCAACATGGAATCATGTTCTAGTGCAGAAAGGCCACTTCTTGCGCTCCCTATGGCTTGTTCAGTAGCTGAAGGAAAGGATGAAAGAAAATCGTTGTCTTTCTTTCAACAGTTGCCAAGGGCTCGTTTTCTTGCAAAGCCTCCAAAGACAAGTAATCGAGCTTTTTCAGATGCATCTAGGAGTGCACTTCCATATATGCGAGTTGCAAGGCCACCTGCCGAGGGCCGTAATCAATTACTTCCACGTTATTGGCCAAGAATTACAGACCAAGAACTACAACAAATATCTGGAGA TTCAAATTCCACCATAGTGCCGCTATTTGAGAAGGTTCTGAGTGCTAGTGATGCAGGTCGTATTGGCCGTTTAGTTCTTCCAAAAGCTTGTGCAGAG GCATATTTTCCTCATATTTCTCAACCGGAAGGTGTTCCATTAACAATTCAAGATACGAAGGGCAAAGAATGGCATTTTCAGTTTAGATTTTGGCCAAATAACAACAGTAGAATGTATGTCTTAGAAGGTGTTACTCCTTGCATACAGTCTCTTCAGCTGCAAGCTGGTGATACAG TGACTTTTAGCCGAATAGATCCTGCAGGTAAACTTGTCATGGGTTACCGAAAGGCAACAAACACTGTGCCATTACAG CAGGATTCTCAGATTTCTGCAATTGCTAATGGTACATTTGGCAATGAAACATTGTTTTCTGGTGTTAATGAGAACATATCTACAGTAAGTGGATATTCTGGATTTCTTCGGTCATTAAAGGGTGCCATGGACCCATACTTGAGTTCTCAATTAGAACATATGAATGCATCTGATGAGGAAATCAGTTGGCATAAGGGTGGAATGCCAAATGAAGGACTGCAGCTTCAGCCTTTACAAAAAAGAAGCCGCAACATTGGTACCAAATCTAGGAGGTTCCTTATGGACACTGAAGACGCCTTGGAGCTCAAGCTTACTTGGGAGGAGGCTCAAGAATTGCTTCGTCCACCTCCAAGTGCCAAACCTAGCATTGTTACGATTGAGGATCATGAGGTTGAAGAATATGAA GAACCACCAGTCTTTGGCAAGAAAACCATTTTTACAGCTCGATCTTCTGG AGAGCAAGATCAATGGGTCCAATGTGATGATTGCTTAAAATGGCGTCGGCTACCTgtggatgttcttcttttgaaatGGACTTGTGCTGATAACACATGGGACCCTAAAAG GTCTTCATGCTCTGCACCTGACGAATTGAGCCATAAAGAGATGCAAATTCTTCTCAGGCAGTATGAAG ATCTCAGAAAACAGAGGATGAGTGCAAGTTTCAAGCAAACTTCTTCAGATCTGGCAGCATCTGGTCTTGATGCATTGGCTGCTGCGGCTGTTCTTGGGGACGCAGGAAACCAAGCCACAATTCCATATGCAACCACCACCAAACATCCACGGCACCGCCCTGGCTGCACCTGCATTGTCTGCATCCAGCCTCCCAGTGGTAAAGGGCCAAAACATGATCCTGCATGCACATGTAATGTTTGCATGACTGTGAAACGCCGCTTCAAGACTCTCATGATGCGGAAGAAGAAACGTCAATCCGAGCGCGAAGAAGCTGAGGCCCATAAGAAGCTTGCATGGGGCAGCAAGGAAGAGATTGAAGGATCTAGCAGCTCTCCAAAGGGTGCCCAGCATCTGGATCCCCATCAGGAGAATGAATTTGGCCCGGAAAGCAGCAAATCAATAATTGAACAGCTCGAAACAAGCAAGGGGCACATCGACTTGAACTGCCATCCAGGGTCTAATGAGGATTCACAGACAGCGCCTCCGCGACTTAGCATGATGAGCCTTCTCCAGGATGCATACCGACCCTTGGAAACATATCTAAAGCAAAATGGACTTACGAGCTTGACTAGCGAACAAGTAAACCAGGGGAGTCCGAGCTCGTTTACTGTTCCACAGGCTCCTGGAGAAAGCGAAGGAAAAGCACCAGACGAAGGTCATTTTGCctctgaagagcaagaagacggcgatgatggtgatgatggtgCAGACATGGTCACCAGCGATGCTTCTTGA
- the LOC135613119 gene encoding B3 domain-containing protein Os07g0679700-like isoform X2, giving the protein MATRRCMNAACGVTEPGGEWRRGWGLRSGGFAMLCVKCGLAYEQLAFCDIFHQKESGWRECSSCGKRLHCGCIASKSSFDLLDIGGVQCIGCMKNPEAPFMPSEVVQNFLSQHHQAVFALSTRCSKENDTDTAVVSRACEMSTTTADSKIDVGAFVKGKGMSNVDVEQSESEIRSFGHIKWEQQSPDIGIASFSNRYQGPVVSSQISQLDEKDFVIDKSISESLAQACLSMSLGNTNQGSNMESCSSAERPLLALPMACSVAEGKDERKSLSFFQQLPRARFLAKPPKTSNRAFSDASRSALPYMRVARPPAEGRNQLLPRYWPRITDQELQQISGDSNSTIVPLFEKVLSASDAGRIGRLVLPKACAEAYFPHISQPEGVPLTIQDTKGKEWHFQFRFWPNNNSRMYVLEGVTPCIQSLQLQAGDTVTFSRIDPAGKLVMGYRKATNTVPLQDSQISAIANGTFGNETLFSGVNENISTVSGYSGFLRSLKGAMDPYLSSQLEHMNASDEEISWHKGGMPNEGLQLQPLQKRSRNIGTKSRRFLMDTEDALELKLTWEEAQELLRPPPSAKPSIVTIEDHEVEEYEEPPVFGKKTIFTARSSGEQDQWVQCDDCLKWRRLPVDVLLLKWTCADNTWDPKRSSCSAPDELSHKEMQILLRQYEDLRKQRMSASFKQTSSDLAASGLDALAAAAVLGDAGNQATIPYATTTKHPRHRPGCTCIVCIQPPSGKGPKHDPACTCNVCMTVKRRFKTLMMRKKKRQSEREEAEAHKKLAWGSKEEIEGSSSSPKGAQHLDPHQENEFGPESSKSIIEQLETSKGHIDLNCHPGSNEDSQTAPPRLSMMSLLQDAYRPLETYLKQNGLTSLTSEQVNQGSPSSFTVPQAPGESEGKAPDEGHFASEEQEDGDDGDDGADMVTSDAS; this is encoded by the exons ATGGCGACGAGGAGGTGTATGAACGCTGCGTGCGGGGTGACGGAGCCAGGGGGAGAGTGGAGGAGGGGGTGGGGACTAAGATCGGGTGGTTTTGCTATGCTATGCGTCAAGTGCGG GTTGGCATATGAGCAATTAGCTTTCTGTGACATTTTTCACCAGAAAGAGTCTGGGTGGAGGGAGTGTTCTTCTTGTGGCAAG CGCTTACATTGTGGATGCATTGCTTCAAAATCTTCCTTTGATCTACTTGATATTGGAGGAGTTCAGTGCATTGGCTGCATGAAGAACCCTGAAGCACCTTTT atgcCAAGTGAAGTAGTTCAAAATTTTTTGTCTCAACACCATCAAGCGGTCTTTGCTCTCTCAACTAGATGTTCAAAAGAAAATGATACTGATACAGCAGTAGTTAGTCGTGCCTGCGAAATGTCCACCACTACTGCTGATAGTAAAATTGATGTTGGTGCTTTTGTTAAGGGAAAGGGTATGAGCAATGTGGATGTAGAGCAGAGTGAGAGTGAAATCAGATCGTTTGGGCATATCAAGTGGGAGCAACAGTCTCCTGACATAGGAATTGCAAGTTTCTCAAACAGATATCAAGGTCCAGTAGTGTCTTCCCAAATATCCCAACTAGATGAGAAGGATTTTGTGATAGATAAGTCTATAAGTGAGTCACTAGCCCAGGCTTGTCTTAGTATGAGCTTGGGAAATACAAACCAAGGCAGCAACATGGAATCATGTTCTAGTGCAGAAAGGCCACTTCTTGCGCTCCCTATGGCTTGTTCAGTAGCTGAAGGAAAGGATGAAAGAAAATCGTTGTCTTTCTTTCAACAGTTGCCAAGGGCTCGTTTTCTTGCAAAGCCTCCAAAGACAAGTAATCGAGCTTTTTCAGATGCATCTAGGAGTGCACTTCCATATATGCGAGTTGCAAGGCCACCTGCCGAGGGCCGTAATCAATTACTTCCACGTTATTGGCCAAGAATTACAGACCAAGAACTACAACAAATATCTGGAGA TTCAAATTCCACCATAGTGCCGCTATTTGAGAAGGTTCTGAGTGCTAGTGATGCAGGTCGTATTGGCCGTTTAGTTCTTCCAAAAGCTTGTGCAGAG GCATATTTTCCTCATATTTCTCAACCGGAAGGTGTTCCATTAACAATTCAAGATACGAAGGGCAAAGAATGGCATTTTCAGTTTAGATTTTGGCCAAATAACAACAGTAGAATGTATGTCTTAGAAGGTGTTACTCCTTGCATACAGTCTCTTCAGCTGCAAGCTGGTGATACAG TGACTTTTAGCCGAATAGATCCTGCAGGTAAACTTGTCATGGGTTACCGAAAGGCAACAAACACTGTGCCATTACAG GATTCTCAGATTTCTGCAATTGCTAATGGTACATTTGGCAATGAAACATTGTTTTCTGGTGTTAATGAGAACATATCTACAGTAAGTGGATATTCTGGATTTCTTCGGTCATTAAAGGGTGCCATGGACCCATACTTGAGTTCTCAATTAGAACATATGAATGCATCTGATGAGGAAATCAGTTGGCATAAGGGTGGAATGCCAAATGAAGGACTGCAGCTTCAGCCTTTACAAAAAAGAAGCCGCAACATTGGTACCAAATCTAGGAGGTTCCTTATGGACACTGAAGACGCCTTGGAGCTCAAGCTTACTTGGGAGGAGGCTCAAGAATTGCTTCGTCCACCTCCAAGTGCCAAACCTAGCATTGTTACGATTGAGGATCATGAGGTTGAAGAATATGAA GAACCACCAGTCTTTGGCAAGAAAACCATTTTTACAGCTCGATCTTCTGG AGAGCAAGATCAATGGGTCCAATGTGATGATTGCTTAAAATGGCGTCGGCTACCTgtggatgttcttcttttgaaatGGACTTGTGCTGATAACACATGGGACCCTAAAAG GTCTTCATGCTCTGCACCTGACGAATTGAGCCATAAAGAGATGCAAATTCTTCTCAGGCAGTATGAAG ATCTCAGAAAACAGAGGATGAGTGCAAGTTTCAAGCAAACTTCTTCAGATCTGGCAGCATCTGGTCTTGATGCATTGGCTGCTGCGGCTGTTCTTGGGGACGCAGGAAACCAAGCCACAATTCCATATGCAACCACCACCAAACATCCACGGCACCGCCCTGGCTGCACCTGCATTGTCTGCATCCAGCCTCCCAGTGGTAAAGGGCCAAAACATGATCCTGCATGCACATGTAATGTTTGCATGACTGTGAAACGCCGCTTCAAGACTCTCATGATGCGGAAGAAGAAACGTCAATCCGAGCGCGAAGAAGCTGAGGCCCATAAGAAGCTTGCATGGGGCAGCAAGGAAGAGATTGAAGGATCTAGCAGCTCTCCAAAGGGTGCCCAGCATCTGGATCCCCATCAGGAGAATGAATTTGGCCCGGAAAGCAGCAAATCAATAATTGAACAGCTCGAAACAAGCAAGGGGCACATCGACTTGAACTGCCATCCAGGGTCTAATGAGGATTCACAGACAGCGCCTCCGCGACTTAGCATGATGAGCCTTCTCCAGGATGCATACCGACCCTTGGAAACATATCTAAAGCAAAATGGACTTACGAGCTTGACTAGCGAACAAGTAAACCAGGGGAGTCCGAGCTCGTTTACTGTTCCACAGGCTCCTGGAGAAAGCGAAGGAAAAGCACCAGACGAAGGTCATTTTGCctctgaagagcaagaagacggcgatgatggtgatgatggtgCAGACATGGTCACCAGCGATGCTTCTTGA
- the LOC135613119 gene encoding B3 domain-containing protein Os07g0679700-like isoform X3, with product MTLDNVSRSDIRLAYEQLAFCDIFHQKESGWRECSSCGKRLHCGCIASKSSFDLLDIGGVQCIGCMKNPEAPFMPSEVVQNFLSQHHQAVFALSTRCSKENDTDTAVVSRACEMSTTTADSKIDVGAFVKGKGMSNVDVEQSESEIRSFGHIKWEQQSPDIGIASFSNRYQGPVVSSQISQLDEKDFVIDKSISESLAQACLSMSLGNTNQGSNMESCSSAERPLLALPMACSVAEGKDERKSLSFFQQLPRARFLAKPPKTSNRAFSDASRSALPYMRVARPPAEGRNQLLPRYWPRITDQELQQISGDSNSTIVPLFEKVLSASDAGRIGRLVLPKACAEAYFPHISQPEGVPLTIQDTKGKEWHFQFRFWPNNNSRMYVLEGVTPCIQSLQLQAGDTVTFSRIDPAGKLVMGYRKATNTVPLQQDSQISAIANGTFGNETLFSGVNENISTVSGYSGFLRSLKGAMDPYLSSQLEHMNASDEEISWHKGGMPNEGLQLQPLQKRSRNIGTKSRRFLMDTEDALELKLTWEEAQELLRPPPSAKPSIVTIEDHEVEEYEEPPVFGKKTIFTARSSGEQDQWVQCDDCLKWRRLPVDVLLLKWTCADNTWDPKRSSCSAPDELSHKEMQILLRQYEDLRKQRMSASFKQTSSDLAASGLDALAAAAVLGDAGNQATIPYATTTKHPRHRPGCTCIVCIQPPSGKGPKHDPACTCNVCMTVKRRFKTLMMRKKKRQSEREEAEAHKKLAWGSKEEIEGSSSSPKGAQHLDPHQENEFGPESSKSIIEQLETSKGHIDLNCHPGSNEDSQTAPPRLSMMSLLQDAYRPLETYLKQNGLTSLTSEQVNQGSPSSFTVPQAPGESEGKAPDEGHFASEEQEDGDDGDDGADMVTSDAS from the exons ATGACATTAGACAATGTTTCAAGGAGTGATATCAG GTTGGCATATGAGCAATTAGCTTTCTGTGACATTTTTCACCAGAAAGAGTCTGGGTGGAGGGAGTGTTCTTCTTGTGGCAAG CGCTTACATTGTGGATGCATTGCTTCAAAATCTTCCTTTGATCTACTTGATATTGGAGGAGTTCAGTGCATTGGCTGCATGAAGAACCCTGAAGCACCTTTT atgcCAAGTGAAGTAGTTCAAAATTTTTTGTCTCAACACCATCAAGCGGTCTTTGCTCTCTCAACTAGATGTTCAAAAGAAAATGATACTGATACAGCAGTAGTTAGTCGTGCCTGCGAAATGTCCACCACTACTGCTGATAGTAAAATTGATGTTGGTGCTTTTGTTAAGGGAAAGGGTATGAGCAATGTGGATGTAGAGCAGAGTGAGAGTGAAATCAGATCGTTTGGGCATATCAAGTGGGAGCAACAGTCTCCTGACATAGGAATTGCAAGTTTCTCAAACAGATATCAAGGTCCAGTAGTGTCTTCCCAAATATCCCAACTAGATGAGAAGGATTTTGTGATAGATAAGTCTATAAGTGAGTCACTAGCCCAGGCTTGTCTTAGTATGAGCTTGGGAAATACAAACCAAGGCAGCAACATGGAATCATGTTCTAGTGCAGAAAGGCCACTTCTTGCGCTCCCTATGGCTTGTTCAGTAGCTGAAGGAAAGGATGAAAGAAAATCGTTGTCTTTCTTTCAACAGTTGCCAAGGGCTCGTTTTCTTGCAAAGCCTCCAAAGACAAGTAATCGAGCTTTTTCAGATGCATCTAGGAGTGCACTTCCATATATGCGAGTTGCAAGGCCACCTGCCGAGGGCCGTAATCAATTACTTCCACGTTATTGGCCAAGAATTACAGACCAAGAACTACAACAAATATCTGGAGA TTCAAATTCCACCATAGTGCCGCTATTTGAGAAGGTTCTGAGTGCTAGTGATGCAGGTCGTATTGGCCGTTTAGTTCTTCCAAAAGCTTGTGCAGAG GCATATTTTCCTCATATTTCTCAACCGGAAGGTGTTCCATTAACAATTCAAGATACGAAGGGCAAAGAATGGCATTTTCAGTTTAGATTTTGGCCAAATAACAACAGTAGAATGTATGTCTTAGAAGGTGTTACTCCTTGCATACAGTCTCTTCAGCTGCAAGCTGGTGATACAG TGACTTTTAGCCGAATAGATCCTGCAGGTAAACTTGTCATGGGTTACCGAAAGGCAACAAACACTGTGCCATTACAG CAGGATTCTCAGATTTCTGCAATTGCTAATGGTACATTTGGCAATGAAACATTGTTTTCTGGTGTTAATGAGAACATATCTACAGTAAGTGGATATTCTGGATTTCTTCGGTCATTAAAGGGTGCCATGGACCCATACTTGAGTTCTCAATTAGAACATATGAATGCATCTGATGAGGAAATCAGTTGGCATAAGGGTGGAATGCCAAATGAAGGACTGCAGCTTCAGCCTTTACAAAAAAGAAGCCGCAACATTGGTACCAAATCTAGGAGGTTCCTTATGGACACTGAAGACGCCTTGGAGCTCAAGCTTACTTGGGAGGAGGCTCAAGAATTGCTTCGTCCACCTCCAAGTGCCAAACCTAGCATTGTTACGATTGAGGATCATGAGGTTGAAGAATATGAA GAACCACCAGTCTTTGGCAAGAAAACCATTTTTACAGCTCGATCTTCTGG AGAGCAAGATCAATGGGTCCAATGTGATGATTGCTTAAAATGGCGTCGGCTACCTgtggatgttcttcttttgaaatGGACTTGTGCTGATAACACATGGGACCCTAAAAG GTCTTCATGCTCTGCACCTGACGAATTGAGCCATAAAGAGATGCAAATTCTTCTCAGGCAGTATGAAG ATCTCAGAAAACAGAGGATGAGTGCAAGTTTCAAGCAAACTTCTTCAGATCTGGCAGCATCTGGTCTTGATGCATTGGCTGCTGCGGCTGTTCTTGGGGACGCAGGAAACCAAGCCACAATTCCATATGCAACCACCACCAAACATCCACGGCACCGCCCTGGCTGCACCTGCATTGTCTGCATCCAGCCTCCCAGTGGTAAAGGGCCAAAACATGATCCTGCATGCACATGTAATGTTTGCATGACTGTGAAACGCCGCTTCAAGACTCTCATGATGCGGAAGAAGAAACGTCAATCCGAGCGCGAAGAAGCTGAGGCCCATAAGAAGCTTGCATGGGGCAGCAAGGAAGAGATTGAAGGATCTAGCAGCTCTCCAAAGGGTGCCCAGCATCTGGATCCCCATCAGGAGAATGAATTTGGCCCGGAAAGCAGCAAATCAATAATTGAACAGCTCGAAACAAGCAAGGGGCACATCGACTTGAACTGCCATCCAGGGTCTAATGAGGATTCACAGACAGCGCCTCCGCGACTTAGCATGATGAGCCTTCTCCAGGATGCATACCGACCCTTGGAAACATATCTAAAGCAAAATGGACTTACGAGCTTGACTAGCGAACAAGTAAACCAGGGGAGTCCGAGCTCGTTTACTGTTCCACAGGCTCCTGGAGAAAGCGAAGGAAAAGCACCAGACGAAGGTCATTTTGCctctgaagagcaagaagacggcgatgatggtgatgatggtgCAGACATGGTCACCAGCGATGCTTCTTGA